The following proteins come from a genomic window of Amyelois transitella isolate CPQ chromosome 24, ilAmyTran1.1, whole genome shotgun sequence:
- the LOC106135898 gene encoding dual specificity protein phosphatase 23 isoform X1 has product MVREKSCNCEKCQLKGKFNMADEEYRVITRMEDITEQDDKTLAGAKKEIRNELTVIIPENPFPEIEVDAYPPLKFSWVIPKKIAAMAFPRNKENLKFLTNQGITHLVTLTAGKKPPVDDIPRLKWTEIPIEEFEIPTTEQIKKFIDVCKRADKCDEVMALHCRQGRSRSGVMLASYLIHFHRFQPDQAMNAIRMIRPGSLDFPEHEEAVGKYFEYLTEDNPVKFGVSGDIMEEFIENAKESTKKVL; this is encoded by the exons ATGGTCCGAGAAAAGAGTTGCAATTGCGAAAAGTGCCAGT TGAAAGGGAAGTTCAATATGGCTGACGAAGAGTACCGCGTGATCACTAGGATGGAAGACATCACGGAGCAAGACGACAAAACGCTGGCGGGCGCGAAAAAAGAAATCAGAAATGAGTTGACAGTTATTATACCAGAAAACCCGTTCCCAGAGATAGAAGTTGATGCGTACCCGCCTTTAAAATTCTCATGGGTTATACCTAAAAAAATTGCGGCGATGGCCTTTCCTAGgaacaaagaaaatttaaagtttttaactaATCAGGGTATAACGCATTTAGTCACATTGACAGCGGGTAAGAAACCGCCAGTGGATGATATCCCCAGGTTAAAATGGACAGAGATTCCTATTGAAGAGTTCGAAATTCCCACCACCGAGCAGATTAAGAAGTTCATTGACGTGTGCAAAAGGGCAGATAAATGTGACGAG GTGATGGCCCTCCACTGCCGGCAGGGGCGCAGCCGCAGCGGCGTCATGCTGGCTTCTTACCTCATACACTTCCACCGGTTCCAGCCAGACCAAGCCATGAACGCGATTCGGATGATTCGCCCTG GCTCTCTAGACTTCCCTGAACATGAAGAGGCTGTCGGCAAATACTTCGAGTACCTGACGGAAGATAATCCCGTAAAGTTCGGAGTAAGCGGGGACATCATGGAGGAATTCATTGAAAACGCCAAAGAGAGCACAAAAAAAGTGCTATGA
- the LOC106135898 gene encoding dual specificity protein phosphatase 23 isoform X2 — translation MADEEYRVITRMEDITEQDDKTLAGAKKEIRNELTVIIPENPFPEIEVDAYPPLKFSWVIPKKIAAMAFPRNKENLKFLTNQGITHLVTLTAGKKPPVDDIPRLKWTEIPIEEFEIPTTEQIKKFIDVCKRADKCDEVMALHCRQGRSRSGVMLASYLIHFHRFQPDQAMNAIRMIRPGSLDFPEHEEAVGKYFEYLTEDNPVKFGVSGDIMEEFIENAKESTKKVL, via the exons ATGGCTGACGAAGAGTACCGCGTGATCACTAGGATGGAAGACATCACGGAGCAAGACGACAAAACGCTGGCGGGCGCGAAAAAAGAAATCAGAAATGAGTTGACAGTTATTATACCAGAAAACCCGTTCCCAGAGATAGAAGTTGATGCGTACCCGCCTTTAAAATTCTCATGGGTTATACCTAAAAAAATTGCGGCGATGGCCTTTCCTAGgaacaaagaaaatttaaagtttttaactaATCAGGGTATAACGCATTTAGTCACATTGACAGCGGGTAAGAAACCGCCAGTGGATGATATCCCCAGGTTAAAATGGACAGAGATTCCTATTGAAGAGTTCGAAATTCCCACCACCGAGCAGATTAAGAAGTTCATTGACGTGTGCAAAAGGGCAGATAAATGTGACGAG GTGATGGCCCTCCACTGCCGGCAGGGGCGCAGCCGCAGCGGCGTCATGCTGGCTTCTTACCTCATACACTTCCACCGGTTCCAGCCAGACCAAGCCATGAACGCGATTCGGATGATTCGCCCTG GCTCTCTAGACTTCCCTGAACATGAAGAGGCTGTCGGCAAATACTTCGAGTACCTGACGGAAGATAATCCCGTAAAGTTCGGAGTAAGCGGGGACATCATGGAGGAATTCATTGAAAACGCCAAAGAGAGCACAAAAAAAGTGCTATGA
- the LOC106135862 gene encoding dual specificity protein phosphatase 23, with the protein MSFVQLRTNVKLAKLLYKYADEEKLEVEKKETPVPEKKEYESYPPYNFSWFIENKIAAMGWPQTVENLNYIADVGVNHLITLSPERRPPILQCEKKLGWSEIRVKEFGTPTLKQILKFIEICERAEIRGEVVGVHCRHGRGRTGTMLACYLVYFKNMAPERAVLTVRVQRPGSCETYEQEKIVCHYHDCVRGTITKPDYRLVEDKLYFDCTMKHMDSDDNSDEEYLNETDDKVETLQLTKKKSKAMIINHKIYF; encoded by the exons ATGAGCTTTGTCCAATTAAGAACAAATGTGAAACTTGCGAAACTTTTATACAAATACGCGGATGAGGAAAAATTGGAAGTAGAAAAGAAAGAGACGCCAGTGCCCGAAAAGAAAGAGTACGAATCATATCCGCCGTACAACTTCTCATGGTTCATCGAAAACAAAATAGCCGCTATGGGGTGGCCACAAACTGTGGAAAATTTGAACTACATAGCTGATGTTGGAGTGAATCATTTGATTACCCTATCTCCGGAGAGGAGACCGCCGATTTTACAGTGTGAGAAGAAATTAGGATGGTCTGAGATTAGGGTGAAAGAATTCGGGACGCCAACGCTGAAGCAGATTCTGAAGTTTATAGAGATTTGTGAACGCGCTGAGATAAGGGGAGAG GTGGTAGGCGTCCACTGCCGCCACGGCCGAGGCCGGACCGGCACCATGTTAGCTTGCTATCTCGTGTACTTCAAGAACATGGCGCCTGAACGAGCAGTCCTCACTGTGAGGGTTCAGAGACCtg GTTCCTGCGAAACCTACGAGCAAGAGAAAATCGTGTGCCACTACCACGACTGTGTCCGGGGCACCATAACCAAACCGGACTACAGACTGGTGGAGGACAAGCTTTATTTCGACTGCACCATGAAACATATGGATTCGGATGACAATTCCGATGAGGAATACCTTAATGAAACAGATGATAAGGTGGAAACGTTACAGTTGACGAAGAAGAAATCAAAAGCCATGattataaatcataaaatttatttttaa